A stretch of Gemmobacter fulvus DNA encodes these proteins:
- a CDS encoding ABC transporter permease — protein sequence MAERNFSATRLPGFGLIAVMAFVALYLPIFTLVAYAFNSGTSIAVWEGVSLHWFSKAWENEAVKAATLRSLGIAFCASVIATSAATMAALGTTRRAAFKGQTFIYVMINQPLMVPEIVTAVALLIFFGVVKAWTGYQGLGYLILAHSAFCIPFAYLPIRARLEGMDLSLETAAADLYAGSWQTFRFVTLPLLLPGILAGAMLAFVISLDDVVITEFVKSGGQDTLPTYMLGQMRRAITPEVNAISTGLLALTVLLLTAFFLLTRKKG from the coding sequence ATGGCTGAGCGCAATTTTTCGGCCACGCGCCTGCCCGGCTTTGGCCTGATCGCCGTCATGGCCTTTGTGGCGCTCTATCTGCCGATCTTCACCCTGGTGGCCTATGCTTTCAACTCCGGCACCTCGATCGCTGTCTGGGAAGGCGTGTCGCTGCACTGGTTCAGCAAGGCCTGGGAGAATGAGGCGGTCAAGGCGGCGACGCTGCGCTCGCTGGGCATTGCCTTCTGTGCCAGCGTGATCGCCACCTCTGCCGCCACGATGGCCGCCCTTGGCACCACCCGGCGCGCCGCCTTCAAGGGGCAGACCTTCATCTATGTGATGATCAACCAACCGCTGATGGTGCCCGAAATCGTCACCGCCGTGGCGCTGCTGATCTTTTTCGGCGTGGTCAAGGCCTGGACCGGCTATCAGGGGCTTGGGTATCTGATCCTCGCCCATTCGGCCTTCTGCATCCCCTTTGCCTATCTGCCGATCCGCGCGCGGCTGGAGGGGATGGACCTGAGCCTCGAGACGGCCGCCGCCGATCTTTACGCAGGCAGCTGGCAGACCTTCCGGTTTGTCACCCTGCCCTTGCTGCTGCCGGGTATTCTGGCAGGGGCGATGCTGGCCTTCGTGATCAGCCTTGATGATGTGGTGATCACCGAATTCGTGAAGTCCGGCGGGCAGGATACCTTGCCCACCTATATGCTGGGCCAGATGCGCCGGGCCATCACCCCCGAGGTCAACGCCATCTCCACCGGCCTGCTGGCGCTGACCGTGCTGTTGCTGACCGCCTTTTTCCTGCTGACCCGCAAGAAGGGCTGA
- a CDS encoding CDP-alcohol phosphatidyltransferase family protein, with the protein MAAEKPTGRKLPLARLLPNFLTVAALCAGVTAIRFAVEGHFKLAIGLILLAAVLDGLDGRLARLLQSESQIGAELDSLCDFVNFGVAPGLIIWLWALQDMKAAGWIAVLIYTVSCLLRLARFNLGNRAIDTTAEKTGFQGVPSPAGAMLCFLPMFAAFTMDAAQPFPAGLVALYMAFVGALMIGRFRTPSFKKISFQAEYVRYIFLGFVALIAALLAYPWVTLVVLDLIYACVVVVSLLRSARRAPEVEEEPSDGA; encoded by the coding sequence ATGGCGGCAGAGAAACCCACAGGGCGCAAGCTTCCTCTCGCCCGGCTGTTGCCGAACTTCCTGACCGTTGCGGCGCTCTGTGCCGGTGTCACCGCGATTCGCTTTGCGGTTGAAGGGCATTTCAAGCTGGCCATCGGGTTGATCCTGCTGGCGGCGGTGCTGGACGGGCTGGATGGCCGTCTGGCGCGGCTGCTGCAAAGCGAAAGCCAGATCGGGGCCGAGCTCGACAGCCTCTGTGATTTCGTCAATTTCGGCGTGGCCCCGGGCCTGATCATCTGGCTGTGGGCCTTGCAGGACATGAAGGCGGCGGGCTGGATTGCCGTGCTGATCTATACTGTATCCTGCCTGCTGCGTCTGGCGCGGTTCAACCTTGGCAACCGCGCGATTGATACCACCGCCGAAAAGACCGGCTTTCAGGGCGTGCCGTCCCCCGCCGGGGCGATGCTGTGTTTCCTGCCGATGTTCGCGGCCTTCACCATGGATGCGGCGCAGCCGTTTCCGGCTGGGCTGGTGGCGCTTTACATGGCCTTTGTCGGCGCGCTGATGATCGGGCGGTTTCGCACCCCGTCGTTCAAGAAGATCAGCTTTCAGGCCGAATATGTCCGTTACATCTTTCTGGGCTTTGTCGCGCTGATTGCCGCGTTGCTGGCCTATCCTTGGGTCACGCTGGTCGTGCTGGACCTGATCTATGCCTGTGTCGTGGTGGTGAGCTTGCTACGCTCTGCCCGGCGCGCCCCCGAAGTGGAAGAGGAGCCATCGGATGGAGCTTGA
- a CDS encoding amidase produces MLETYGAQDATDLAALVACGAVTPTELLDAALDACATLNPQINAVVLPQEAVARQAISAGLPRGPFHGLPFLLKDLGCEAVAFPSHNGSRLLANTTYDRDSAIYDRIRATGVVTWGRTTSPEGGVGAATEAAVYGGPTRNPWHLDHTPGGSSGGAGAAVAAGIVPFAHGSDGGGSVRIPASCCGLFGFKPTRARLPDGPYVGEGWAGMAIDGFLTHSVRDTATLLDACAGADAGAPYHAPPLLRSHADAISRPPRRLRVMLVEGTFTGQAIHPEVAQAVREAAHLLERLGHQVTPALPQADVAMMMRAWTDIVGVGTALGIRKALKGRALTEDLVEGIGRGACAHAETLHPTRYLEAVGQIHSFGRQMAAVFDPEQGAGFDILLSATLAEPPARIGRFAHHSDDYVAYRTGPGGIFEYSPFCAVFNASGQPAASVPLGMSAAGLPIGVHLAARFGADEELIALCAELEKAAPWTARKAPLRVK; encoded by the coding sequence ATGCTTGAAACCTATGGGGCGCAAGACGCCACGGATCTGGCCGCGCTGGTGGCTTGCGGCGCGGTGACGCCCACCGAATTGCTGGATGCCGCCCTTGACGCCTGCGCGACGCTCAACCCGCAGATCAATGCCGTGGTGCTGCCGCAGGAGGCTGTAGCCCGGCAGGCAATCTCGGCGGGTCTGCCGCGCGGCCCGTTTCACGGCCTGCCCTTCCTGCTGAAGGATCTGGGCTGCGAGGCGGTGGCCTTTCCGTCGCACAATGGCTCTCGCCTGCTGGCCAATACCACCTATGACCGTGACAGCGCGATCTATGACCGTATCCGCGCGACGGGGGTGGTGACATGGGGCCGCACCACCAGCCCCGAAGGTGGCGTCGGTGCCGCCACCGAAGCGGCGGTCTATGGCGGGCCGACGCGCAACCCCTGGCATCTGGACCATACGCCGGGCGGATCGTCGGGCGGGGCCGGGGCGGCGGTGGCCGCCGGGATCGTGCCCTTTGCGCATGGCTCGGATGGCGGCGGCTCGGTGCGGATCCCGGCAAGCTGCTGCGGCCTGTTCGGGTTCAAACCCACACGGGCGCGGCTGCCGGACGGGCCCTATGTCGGCGAAGGCTGGGCCGGCATGGCGATTGACGGCTTTCTGACCCATTCGGTGCGCGATACCGCCACGCTGCTGGATGCCTGTGCCGGGGCCGATGCAGGCGCGCCCTATCATGCACCGCCGCTGCTGCGCAGCCATGCCGATGCCATCAGCCGCCCGCCACGCCGGTTGCGGGTGATGCTGGTGGAGGGCACCTTTACCGGCCAGGCGATTCACCCCGAGGTGGCGCAGGCGGTGCGCGAGGCCGCGCATCTGCTGGAACGCCTCGGCCATCAGGTGACGCCCGCCCTGCCCCAGGCCGATGTAGCGATGATGATGCGTGCCTGGACCGATATCGTCGGCGTCGGCACCGCCCTTGGCATCCGCAAGGCGCTCAAGGGGCGGGCACTGACCGAGGATCTGGTCGAAGGCATCGGACGCGGGGCCTGCGCCCATGCCGAAACGCTGCACCCGACCCGCTATCTGGAGGCGGTCGGCCAGATCCACAGTTTTGGCCGCCAGATGGCGGCGGTGTTCGATCCCGAACAGGGCGCAGGGTTTGACATCCTCCTGTCGGCCACGCTGGCCGAGCCGCCCGCCCGCATCGGGCGCTTTGCCCATCACAGCGACGATTACGTTGCTTATCGCACCGGGCCGGGCGGCATCTTTGAATATTCGCCCTTCTGCGCGGTGTTCAACGCCTCGGGACAGCCCGCCGCCTCGGTGCCGCTGGGCATGAGCGCCGCAGGCCTGCCGATCGGCGTGCATCTGGCCGCCCGCTTTGGCGCGGATGAGGAATTGATCGCGCTTTGTGCAGAACTGGAAAAAGCCGCCCCCTGGACCGCCCGCAAAGCACCGCTTCGGGTAAAATGA
- a CDS encoding class I SAM-dependent methyltransferase, with the protein MELEAVAKSYARWAPVYDRTFGAVTNAGRRRATGFANHVGGEVLEVGVGTGLALPFYAPHMAVTGIDFSEEMLAKAREKVSEQQLTHVRALRQMDARSLDFSAGTFDTVCAMHIMSVVPEPEQVLAEMARVCRVGGHVVIVNHFAAEGTGALARMERLFAPLSDLLGWHSDFARSRVLGDARLKLVEEDALPPLGLMTYLRLRRVG; encoded by the coding sequence ATGGAGCTTGAAGCCGTTGCCAAAAGTTATGCGCGCTGGGCGCCGGTATACGACCGCACTTTTGGTGCCGTGACCAATGCGGGCCGCAGGCGCGCCACCGGGTTTGCCAATCACGTGGGGGGTGAGGTGCTGGAAGTGGGGGTCGGCACCGGGCTGGCGCTGCCGTTCTATGCGCCGCATATGGCGGTGACAGGCATCGACTTTTCTGAAGAAATGCTGGCCAAGGCCCGCGAAAAGGTCAGCGAGCAACAGCTGACCCATGTGCGGGCACTGCGCCAGATGGATGCCCGCAGCCTTGATTTCAGTGCGGGCACCTTTGACACGGTTTGTGCCATGCACATCATGTCGGTGGTGCCGGAACCCGAACAGGTGCTGGCCGAAATGGCGCGCGTCTGCCGGGTGGGCGGGCATGTGGTGATCGTCAACCATTTCGCGGCGGAGGGCACTGGTGCCTTGGCGCGCATGGAGCGGCTGTTTGCGCCGCTGTCGGATCTTCTGGGTTGGCACAGCGATTTTGCCCGCAGCCGCGTGCTGGGCGATGCCCGGCTCAAGCTGGTGGAAGAGGATGCGCTGCCGCCGCTGGGCCTGATGACCTATCTGCGTCTGCGCCGCGTCGGCTGA
- a CDS encoding Gfo/Idh/MocA family protein, with the protein MTIGWGILGAAKFAAEHMAPAIHAAQGAELVALATSSPDKAAPFQAFCPKLRLHDSYEALLADPAIDAVYIPLPNHLHLEWSLKAIAAGKHVLTEKPMTMAAPEFDRLIAARDAAGLLVAEAYMIVHHPQWIKARDLIALGAIGRLEHVDTAFSYDNRADPGNIRNRPETGGGGIRDIGVYTYGSVRFAAGAEPLQLEARLRRENGVDTWAQVVGEMAGPMGRFTYSAMTSMRLIARQEVVFQGETGLLRLTAPFNAGLFGEATIELHRKGALAEILRFPAVNQYVLQVEAFGRSLRDGVPFGCPLEFSKGTQAMIDTIFSVATEI; encoded by the coding sequence ATGACAATTGGTTGGGGAATTCTGGGCGCGGCGAAATTTGCCGCCGAACATATGGCCCCCGCAATCCACGCGGCACAGGGCGCGGAACTTGTGGCGCTGGCCACCTCCAGCCCCGACAAGGCGGCACCGTTTCAGGCCTTTTGTCCCAAGTTGCGCCTGCACGACAGTTACGAGGCGCTTCTGGCCGATCCGGCGATTGATGCCGTCTACATCCCGCTGCCCAATCATCTGCATCTGGAATGGTCGCTGAAGGCGATTGCCGCCGGCAAGCATGTGCTGACAGAAAAGCCGATGACCATGGCCGCCCCGGAGTTCGACCGCCTGATCGCCGCCCGCGATGCCGCGGGCCTGCTGGTGGCCGAGGCCTATATGATCGTGCATCACCCGCAATGGATCAAGGCGCGGGATCTGATCGCGCTGGGGGCCATCGGGCGGCTGGAGCATGTCGACACAGCGTTCAGCTATGACAACCGCGCCGATCCGGGAAATATCCGCAACCGCCCCGAAACCGGCGGCGGCGGCATCCGCGACATCGGCGTCTATACCTATGGCTCGGTGCGCTTTGCCGCCGGGGCCGAACCGCTGCAGCTTGAGGCCCGCCTCCGCCGCGAAAACGGCGTGGACACCTGGGCGCAGGTGGTGGGCGAAATGGCCGGGCCGATGGGCCGCTTTACCTATTCGGCCATGACCTCGATGCGGCTGATCGCCCGGCAGGAGGTGGTGTTTCAGGGCGAAACCGGCCTGCTGCGCCTGACAGCGCCCTTCAATGCCGGGCTGTTCGGCGAGGCCACGATCGAGCTGCACCGCAAGGGCGCGCTGGCCGAAATCCTGCGCTTTCCGGCGGTGAACCAATATGTCCTGCAGGTCGAGGCCTTCGGGCGCTCGTTGCGCGATGGCGTGCCGTTTGGCTGCCCGCTGGAGTTTTCCAAGGGCACGCAGGCGATGATCGACACGATCTTTTCGGTGGCGACAGAAATCTGA
- a CDS encoding phosphatidylserine decarboxylase — MTMLGTFLKPMHPEGYKFVGIFAAITLLLFWLWTPLGWIGTGLTVWCYYFFRDAKRAVPQGDGLMVSPADGVISLIERAVPPAELGMGPEALLRVSVFMSVWNCHVNRAPIAGRLVKMAYRPGKFLNASLDKASVDNERNSLCLELADGRQIAVVQIAGLVARRIVPFVSEGQGLKTGERFGLIRFGSRVDVYLPDGVVPLVALGQTMVAGETVIAELGRDLPQRFAKLV; from the coding sequence ATGACGATGCTGGGCACTTTCCTCAAACCGATGCACCCCGAAGGCTATAAATTCGTCGGCATCTTTGCCGCGATCACGCTGCTGCTGTTCTGGCTGTGGACGCCGCTGGGCTGGATCGGCACCGGCCTGACCGTCTGGTGTTATTATTTCTTCCGCGACGCCAAACGCGCCGTGCCGCAGGGCGACGGGCTGATGGTCTCGCCTGCGGATGGGGTGATTTCGCTGATCGAACGCGCCGTGCCGCCCGCCGAATTGGGCATGGGCCCGGAGGCGCTGCTGCGAGTGTCGGTGTTCATGTCGGTCTGGAACTGCCATGTGAACCGCGCGCCCATCGCCGGGCGGCTGGTGAAAATGGCCTATCGTCCGGGCAAATTCCTCAATGCCTCGCTCGACAAGGCCAGCGTGGACAATGAACGCAACAGCCTGTGTCTTGAGCTGGCCGATGGTCGCCAGATTGCGGTGGTGCAGATTGCCGGGCTGGTCGCGCGCCGCATCGTGCCGTTTGTCAGCGAAGGGCAGGGGCTGAAAACCGGCGAACGCTTTGGCCTGATCCGCTTTGGCAGCCGCGTCGATGTCTATCTGCCCGACGGCGTGGTGCCGCTGGTGGCGCTGGGTCAGACCATGGTGGCGGGGGAAACCGTCATCGCGGAACTGGGCCGCGATCTGCCGCAACGCTTTGCCAAGCTGGTGTGA
- a CDS encoding RluA family pseudouridine synthase, which yields MPHLPSDDDDLPEGTLRVVIGEAPPDRLDKALTREVPEEAALSRSRLMKMIAEGKVLRDGTAVTDPKTKVSEGEVFDLVIGQAVEVDTLPENIPLEVIWEDADLIVVNKAVGMVVHPAPGSYTGTLVNALLYHCGDTLSGVGGEKRPGIVHRIDKDTSGLLVVAKSDRAHHGLAAQFEAHTVNRHYIALVHGAPSAADPRLRGVKGASFETGGILRIATHLARHKTDRQRQAVVWNEGRHAITRARVVEEYGTPPVASLVDCWLETGRTHQIRVHMAHAGHGLIGDQTYGGKRKVAPKAVGEAAADLANGFPRQALHAATLGFIHPLSGEELQFEAPLPADMQALVDALRAVG from the coding sequence ATGCCGCACCTGCCTTCTGATGATGATGACCTGCCCGAAGGCACCCTGCGTGTGGTGATCGGCGAGGCCCCGCCTGACCGCCTTGATAAGGCGCTGACGCGCGAGGTGCCAGAGGAAGCGGCGCTGTCGCGGTCGCGGCTGATGAAGATGATTGCCGAGGGCAAGGTGCTGCGCGACGGCACCGCCGTCACCGACCCCAAGACCAAAGTCAGCGAAGGCGAGGTGTTCGATCTGGTGATCGGGCAGGCAGTCGAGGTGGACACGCTGCCGGAAAACATCCCGCTGGAGGTGATCTGGGAAGATGCCGACCTGATCGTGGTCAACAAGGCGGTGGGCATGGTCGTGCATCCGGCACCGGGCAGCTATACCGGCACGCTGGTCAATGCGCTGCTGTATCATTGCGGCGATACCCTGTCGGGCGTGGGCGGCGAAAAGCGCCCCGGCATCGTGCATCGGATCGACAAGGACACCTCGGGCCTGCTGGTGGTGGCCAAATCCGACCGTGCGCATCACGGGCTGGCCGCGCAGTTCGAGGCGCATACCGTGAACCGCCATTACATCGCGCTGGTGCATGGCGCGCCCTCGGCGGCGGATCCGCGTCTGCGCGGCGTCAAGGGGGCGAGCTTCGAGACCGGGGGCATCCTGCGCATCGCCACCCATCTGGCCCGCCACAAGACCGACCGGCAGCGGCAGGCCGTGGTCTGGAACGAAGGCCGCCATGCCATCACCCGCGCCCGCGTGGTCGAGGAATATGGCACGCCGCCGGTGGCGAGCCTGGTCGATTGCTGGCTGGAAACCGGGCGCACCCATCAGATCCGCGTGCATATGGCCCATGCCGGGCACGGGTTGATCGGCGATCAGACCTATGGCGGCAAACGCAAGGTGGCCCCCAAGGCGGTGGGCGAGGCTGCTGCCGATCTGGCCAATGGCTTCCCGCGTCAGGCGCTTCATGCCGCGACACTGGGCTTCATCCATCCGCTGAGCGGGGAAGAGCTGCAATTCGAGGCACCTTTGCCCGCCGACATGCAGGCGCTGGTCGATGCCCTGCGCGCTGTGGGCTGA
- a CDS encoding ABC transporter ATP-binding protein, with translation MTEIAIEARNAVKAFGQGGVAVRALDDVSVQIRKGEFFTLLGPSGCGKTTLLRLIAGFETPTSGQILLDGQDITHLPPNRRPVNTVFQSYALFPHLTVAQNIGFGLEMQGKPRAEVKATVARMLALVRLEPMAERKTSQLSGGQQQRVALARALAPQPKVLLLDEPLSALDLKLRKEMQVELKRLQTETGITFIFVTHDQEEALTMSDRIGVMSAGKIQQIGAPREIYTRPTNRFVASFIGETNFLPATVSHGHVTLKAGSRIHAGNAHRHSGDFTVAVRPEHVRIVAAHTEGAIPATIRNLVYFGTDTHYHMELSDGSEVVARLQSQSADEAGLSPGSAVGLTFAEGSARVLEH, from the coding sequence TTGACGGAAATCGCGATTGAGGCCCGCAATGCGGTAAAGGCCTTTGGTCAGGGTGGCGTGGCGGTGCGGGCGCTGGATGATGTGTCGGTGCAGATCCGCAAGGGCGAGTTCTTTACCCTGCTCGGCCCCTCGGGCTGCGGCAAGACCACGCTCTTGCGGCTGATCGCCGGGTTTGAAACCCCGACCTCGGGGCAGATCCTGCTCGACGGGCAAGACATCACCCATCTGCCGCCGAACAGGCGCCCGGTGAACACGGTGTTTCAAAGCTATGCGCTGTTTCCGCATCTGACCGTGGCGCAAAATATCGGCTTTGGTCTGGAAATGCAGGGCAAACCCCGCGCCGAGGTGAAGGCCACCGTGGCGCGGATGCTGGCGCTGGTACGGCTGGAGCCGATGGCCGAGCGCAAGACCTCGCAGCTGTCGGGCGGGCAACAACAGCGTGTGGCGCTGGCCCGCGCGCTGGCCCCGCAACCGAAGGTGCTGCTGCTGGACGAACCGCTGTCGGCGCTGGATCTGAAGCTGCGCAAGGAAATGCAGGTGGAGCTGAAGCGCCTGCAAACCGAAACCGGCATCACCTTCATCTTCGTGACCCATGATCAGGAAGAAGCCCTGACGATGAGCGACCGTATCGGCGTGATGAGCGCGGGCAAGATCCAGCAGATCGGTGCCCCGCGCGAAATCTATACCCGCCCCACCAACCGCTTTGTCGCTAGTTTCATCGGCGAGACCAACTTCCTGCCCGCCACCGTGTCGCATGGGCATGTGACCCTGAAGGCCGGCAGCCGGATCCACGCCGGCAATGCCCATCGCCACAGCGGTGATTTCACGGTGGCCGTGCGCCCGGAGCATGTGCGCATCGTCGCCGCCCATACCGAGGGCGCGATCCCGGCGACCATCCGCAATCTGGTCTATTTCGGCACCGACACGCATTACCACATGGAGCTGAGCGACGGTTCCGAAGTGGTGGCGCGGCTGCAAAGCCAGAGCGCGGACGAGGCCGGGCTGTCGCCGGGCAGCGCAGTGGGGCTGACCTTTGCCGAAGGCTCGGCCCGCGTGCTGGAGCATTGA
- a CDS encoding extracellular solute-binding protein, translating to MKHLLSAAAVLLATTSLGHAEGTLQLFNWGNYTSPELLAKFEKETGIKVTVTDYDSNDTALAKIEAGGHGFDIVVPSANYVPIFVEKGLLQELDLTKLPNHGNIAPEWQNVDWDAGRKFTIPWQWGSTGIAVNTKVYGGDIHTSAVFLEVPAELKGKINVVPEMNDIVNLAVMYAGGQPCSEDTEVLKKARDLLLAAKPDWISMDYGATEKLSNNDWAASVNWNGSTMRARLANADVAYGYPKEGYPLFMDSAGILKDAQNVEEAYKFLDFVMVPENAAMISAFARYANGIAGSEAFMPEDMKTAPEVVIPEEFKASGVFLPTCAGKSQEYITAIWTELQK from the coding sequence ATGAAACATCTGTTGAGTGCCGCCGCCGTGCTGCTGGCCACCACCAGCCTCGGCCATGCCGAAGGCACGCTGCAACTGTTCAACTGGGGCAATTACACCAGCCCGGAACTGCTGGCGAAATTCGAAAAAGAGACCGGGATCAAGGTCACTGTCACCGATTACGACAGCAATGATACCGCGCTGGCCAAGATCGAGGCGGGCGGGCATGGGTTCGACATCGTGGTGCCCTCGGCCAATTATGTGCCGATCTTTGTCGAAAAGGGCCTGCTGCAAGAGCTGGATCTGACCAAGCTGCCCAATCACGGCAATATCGCGCCGGAATGGCAGAACGTCGATTGGGACGCCGGGCGCAAATTCACCATTCCGTGGCAATGGGGCTCGACCGGGATTGCCGTCAACACCAAGGTCTATGGCGGCGACATCCACACCTCGGCGGTGTTTCTGGAGGTTCCGGCAGAGTTGAAGGGCAAGATCAACGTCGTGCCCGAAATGAACGATATCGTGAACCTTGCGGTGATGTATGCGGGCGGGCAGCCCTGTTCTGAAGATACCGAAGTGCTGAAAAAGGCGCGGGATCTGCTGCTGGCGGCCAAGCCCGACTGGATCAGCATGGATTACGGTGCCACCGAGAAACTGTCGAACAATGACTGGGCGGCCTCGGTCAACTGGAACGGATCGACCATGCGTGCCCGCCTTGCCAATGCGGATGTGGCCTATGGCTATCCGAAAGAGGGTTATCCGCTGTTCATGGATTCGGCAGGCATCCTGAAAGACGCGCAGAATGTGGAAGAGGCCTACAAGTTCCTCGACTTCGTGATGGTGCCGGAAAATGCCGCCATGATTTCGGCCTTTGCGCGCTATGCCAATGGCATTGCCGGATCGGAAGCCTTCATGCCGGAAGACATGAAGACCGCGCCCGAAGTGGTGATCCCCGAGGAATTCAAGGCCTCGGGCGTGTTCCTGCCCACCTGTGCGGGCAAATCGCAGGAATACATCACTGCGATCTGGACCGAGTTGCAGAAGTAA
- a CDS encoding DUF6476 family protein, producing the protein MDDTPEQIELPPGLRWLKTLVTILTATLIIGVITIVGLLVTRLPGASGVVFPEALALPAGVTAEAITHGKGWIGVVSTDGRLFIFAPDGSLRQEILIKP; encoded by the coding sequence ATGGACGATACTCCCGAACAGATCGAGCTGCCGCCCGGCCTGCGCTGGCTGAAAACGCTGGTGACGATCCTGACCGCCACCTTGATAATTGGCGTCATAACCATCGTAGGCCTGCTTGTCACGCGGCTGCCGGGGGCAAGTGGCGTGGTGTTCCCCGAGGCGCTGGCGTTGCCCGCAGGCGTCACCGCTGAGGCGATCACCCATGGCAAGGGCTGGATCGGCGTGGTGTCCACCGATGGCCGCCTGTTCATCTTTGCCCCTGACGGCAGCTTGCGGCAGGAAATTTTGATCAAACCTTAA
- a CDS encoding ABC transporter permease, with amino-acid sequence MSAESDARAAKTRNAWALSAPALILLTVAAAGPLLIVLTYSFLSPGKYGNVEWVFSLDGWRGILYTKDIFDETLKLADAHLTIFWRSVKLSLLTTLITFAVGFPTAWFIATRPPKARALWLFLITIPFWTNLLIRTFAINEVIRNEGLMNTVLIWSGLIDRPIAIIYTDVAVLIGMAYVYLPLMVLPLFAAIDRFDMRLLEAGYDLYASRLAVLRRVILPIVKPGIVAGSILVFVPSLGAYVTPRVLGGGKNMMIGNFIELQFGQGRNWPLGAALSMTLLMIVMVALLVYVRAANKGSNPHG; translated from the coding sequence ATGAGCGCAGAATCCGACGCCCGCGCGGCGAAAACCCGCAATGCCTGGGCGCTATCGGCCCCGGCGCTGATCCTGCTGACGGTTGCCGCCGCCGGGCCGCTGCTGATCGTTCTGACCTATTCGTTTCTCAGCCCCGGCAAATACGGCAATGTGGAATGGGTGTTCAGCCTCGATGGCTGGCGCGGCATCCTCTATACCAAGGACATCTTCGACGAGACGCTGAAACTCGCCGATGCGCATCTCACGATTTTCTGGCGCTCGGTCAAACTGTCGCTGCTGACCACGCTCATCACCTTTGCCGTCGGCTTTCCAACCGCCTGGTTCATCGCCACCCGCCCGCCAAAGGCCCGCGCGCTGTGGCTGTTTCTGATCACCATCCCGTTCTGGACCAATCTGCTGATCCGCACCTTCGCGATCAACGAGGTGATCCGCAACGAAGGGCTGATGAACACCGTTCTGATCTGGTCGGGTCTGATCGACCGGCCCATCGCCATCATCTATACCGATGTCGCGGTGCTGATCGGCATGGCCTATGTCTATCTGCCGCTGATGGTGCTGCCGCTGTTCGCCGCGATTGACCGCTTCGACATGCGGCTGCTGGAGGCAGGCTATGATCTGTATGCCAGCCGTCTGGCCGTGCTGCGCCGGGTGATCCTGCCGATTGTGAAGCCCGGTATCGTGGCCGGGTCGATCCTCGTGTTTGTGCCCAGCCTCGGGGCCTATGTCACCCCGCGGGTTCTGGGGGGTGGCAAGAACATGATGATCGGCAATTTCATCGAATTGCAGTTCGGGCAGGGGCGCAACTGGCCCTTGGGGGCGGCGCTGTCGATGACGCTGCTGATGATCGTGATGGTGGCGCTGCTGGTCTATGTGCGCGCGGCGAACAAGGGGAGCAACCCGCATGGCTGA
- the rpoH gene encoding RNA polymerase sigma factor RpoH: MSTYTNLPAPSPEQGLNRYMQEIRKFPLLEPEQEYMLAKRWVDHQDAPAAHKLVTSHLRLAAKIAMGYRGYGLPQAEVISEANVGLMQAVKRFDPEKGFRLATYAMWWIRASIQEYILRSWSLVKLGTTSAQKKLFFNLRKAKAKVGALEEGDLRPENVARIAKDLSVSEDEVIAMNRRLSGSDASLNATVGSDGEGTTQWQDWLEDEDSDQAGAYAERDELDIRRELLMQAMGVLNDREKDILVQRRLSDEPVTLEDLSESYGVSRERIRQIEVRAFEKLQARMRDLAKGKGMLVPA, encoded by the coding sequence ATGAGCACCTATACCAATCTTCCCGCACCGAGCCCGGAACAGGGGCTGAACCGCTATATGCAGGAAATCCGCAAGTTTCCGCTGCTGGAGCCGGAACAGGAATACATGCTGGCCAAACGCTGGGTCGACCATCAGGATGCGCCTGCGGCCCACAAGCTTGTCACCTCGCACCTGCGTCTGGCGGCCAAGATCGCCATGGGCTATCGCGGATATGGCCTGCCGCAGGCCGAAGTGATCTCTGAGGCGAATGTCGGTCTGATGCAGGCGGTGAAACGCTTTGATCCCGAAAAGGGCTTCCGTCTGGCCACCTATGCGATGTGGTGGATCCGCGCCTCGATCCAGGAATATATCCTGCGGTCGTGGAGTCTGGTGAAGCTGGGCACGACCTCGGCACAGAAAAAGCTGTTCTTCAATCTGCGCAAGGCCAAGGCCAAGGTCGGCGCGTTGGAAGAAGGCGATCTGCGCCCTGAAAACGTCGCCCGCATCGCCAAGGATCTGTCGGTGTCGGAAGACGAGGTGATCGCGATGAATCGCCGCCTCTCCGGTTCGGATGCCTCGCTCAATGCCACGGTGGGCAGCGATGGCGAGGGCACGACGCAATGGCAGGACTGGCTGGAAGATGAAGACAGCGATCAGGCCGGGGCTTACGCCGAACGCGACGAGTTGGACATCCGCCGCGAATTGCTGATGCAGGCCATGGGCGTGCTGAATGACCGCGAGAAAGACATCCTCGTGCAGCGCCGCCTGTCGGACGAGCCTGTGACGCTGGAGGACCTTTCGGAATCCTATGGCGTGTCGCGCGAACGCATCCGCCAGATCGAAGTGCGCGCCTTTGAAAAGCTTCAGGCCCGGATGCGCGATCTGGCCAAAGGCAAGGGCATGTTGGTTCCGGCCTGA